CGCTCGATGAATTGGCCAAGCAATATCCTAACAATGCGCGCGTGTCCTACGCGCAGGCGCAACTGATCAGTCAACGGGCGCGTCAGATTGATCCAGCCAGCAGCGCCGATGAAGATGCAGCATGGCACATGTTGATGTCGCAGCTTGAACAGGCTGTGCAAGTCTATCGTCGCGCTATCAACGCGGCGTCGCTGCCTGACGAGAAATGGATCGTCTCGCAGTCGCACGTGGCCATAGGTCGGATATTGGAATTTGCCGGCCAGATCGAAGCAGCCGACGACGAGTATCGCAAAGCGATCGAGCTGGGCGATGTGCCGGGCGGCGCCTATGCGCAGGCGAAAGAACGACTCGGACGGAGAAATTAGTAGGCTCATCGCGTTTCGTCTCGGTGGACAGTGATCAGTGGTCAGGAGTCAGGAGTCAAGAGCCAGTGCTCAGTGCTCAGGAATCGCCCATGAGCGCCGCGCTCGCCAGGAAGCATGAAAATGGTTATTTGCAGAGGAGCATGCGTTTTGGAGTGCGGCGGCAAGCCCGCAGGGCGCGACGCCGCTTTGGCCTGGTGCGTCGTGTCGTGACAGAAAGCGCCGTCGTCGCTTCGCTCTGCCGGCGCACTCCAAGACAAAGTCAGGAATCGCCCATGAGCGCCGCGCTCGCCAGGAAGCATGAAAATCGAGGACAGGCGGGAACGCCTGTGCCACATTCTCAAGGGAATCGCCCATGAGCTGACGCGCGCCACGAAGGATGAAATAAAATTCCTTCGCGAGGTTCGTGTGTTTCGTGGGCTATTTTCAGAGGAGTGGTCAGCTCAATGTGGGCATTTCTCACGAACCACGAATCACGGACCACGAACCACGAATCACTAAGCACGAACCACGGATCACGGACCACGGACCACGAACCACCGATCACGGACCACGAACCACAGATGAGTGCAGTTGAAGGTTCTTATGACAGGCGGCATCCCACGAGTTCGCATTGGACCGGCGGGCTGGTCCTACGCGGATTGGCAAGGTCGCGTCTATCCTGAAGCGGCTGGCCGCCAGTTTGATCGGCTGGCATATCTGGCTCAGTATTTCGACACGATCGAGATCAACAGTTCATTCTATCGCCTGCTGACGCCTGCGATCACCGAGCAGTGGGTGCGCCGTGTGGCCTCGCGCCCTGAGTTTAAGTTCACAGCCAAGCTCTATCGCGCCTTCACACATCAACGCGATGAGGCGACGGTTGAAGACGAACGGCAGTTCAAGCTGGCAATCGAGCCGCTCGCGCAGGCGGGCAAGCTCGGCGCGATTCTGGCGCAGTTTCCCTGGTCGTTCAAGCGCACGCGCGATGCGCGCGTTTACTTGCAGAAACTACTCGATCAATTCCATGAGTATCCGTTGGTGGTCGAGTTTCGGCATGCCTCATGGGATCGAGAAGAAGTCTATCGTTCGCTGGCCGAGCGTGGTGTCGGATTTTGCAACATAGATCAGCCGCTTCTTGATCGTTGCATCGCGCCGTCTGATCATGTGACGGCCGCTGTCGCTTACGTGCGATTGCATGGGCGCAATGCTGACCAATGGTTCGCTCAATCGTCCGATGCCGCAGCCCGGTACGATTATCTCTATTCGCCTGAGGAACTCGCGCCGTGGGTTGATCGCATCCGTCACATGGCCAGTCAAGCTGATGAAGTCTATGTGATCACCAACAATCACTTTCAGGGGAAGGGCGTCGTTAACGCGCTGGAGATTAAGTCCATGATGCTGGGTGAGCCAGTGCCGGTTCCTGAACCGTTGCAACGCGCCTATCCTCGGCTGAGCGCCGTCGCGCGCCCGCTGTGAAGGCGTCTTTTCTGAGGAATCCCTGCCAACGGATGAAAGGTTCCAACGGATGAAAAACCGGTTGGCACTTTTCATCGGTTGGCAAATTTCTTTTTATCATTTCGGTGCGTCGCCACAGGCCAGATCAGCAACTTCCCTCATGACCGCAAAGCCGCAGATGGGCGCAAAGAAAGCAGGCCCGCGGCGGTCTCGGCGGCTTGGCAGCTTTATTTTCCTCCATCGTGGCGTGCGGGCGCACATGGCCAGTTCCTGTCAAATGAGAATCGCCTGCCGAAGCTGTCGCCTCAAAAGTGAATCTCGTCTTCACGAAAATCAGGTGTTTCCAGTTGTAGCGTCGCGTGAACGATACCGAATTCCTGACGCAGTTTGTCTTGAAGCTGCTCCAGTGTAGTCTTGTGGCAAGCGCCGTCTTGCAACACAATATGCGCGCTGAGGGCTTCACGGCCCGGTGTAATCGTCCAAATATGCAAGTCGTGAAGACTGATCACACCCGGCACGGTCTGAATGCACTGCTTGACCTTTTCGATGGGAATGTGAGCCGGCGTGGCTTCCAGCAAGACGTTCACTGAATCACGCAGCAGTCGCCAGGCGCTGTAAGAAATCAAACTGGCCGTCAGCATACTGAACACCGGGTCAGCCCGTCGAATATCCCATAGCACAATCACAATGCCTGCTGCGATGGCTCCGATCGAGCCGAGCGCATCGCCGAGCAGGTGGAGAAAGGCGCCGCGGATGTTCATGTTGCCATGCCGATGCTTATTCAGGAGCCAAAGTCCTAATCCGTTAATGAACAGCCCGCCGGACGCGATGGCGATCATTTGCGGGCCGTTCACGTCGGGTGGTGACTGAAGCCGTCGCACGGCTTCATAGAAAATGCCAAGCCCAATGATCACGATCACCACCGCATTGGTAAATGCGGCGAGAATTTCCAGGCGATAATAGCCATAGGTCTTCTCGGGTGGAGCCGAGCGGTCGGCCATCCACATGGCCACCAGCGCCAACGTCAATCCGGCAACATCCGTCAGCATGTGACCGGCATCGGCCAAGAGCGCCAGACTATTGCTTAACCATCCGCCGATGGCTTCCACCACCATATAGCAGGCGGTCAGGGTAAGCACCAGTTTCAGGCGGCGAGCGTTAGTGCTATAGCTCGGCTGTTGATGATTGTGTGTTCCCATGGATAAGTTGCCATATTCTACACGCCGACGCTCAATTGTGAAGATCGTCACCAGAAAAAGTGCTTGACGCAGCTTGATCCAATCACTAGAATCCCGCTTCTATGATCGCTCGGTCGAACTTCGGTGACACGGTTCTAGTCGCGGCTTACTGGTGGTCTT
The sequence above is a segment of the Blastocatellia bacterium genome. Coding sequences within it:
- a CDS encoding cation diffusion facilitator family transporter, with the translated sequence MTIFTIERRRVEYGNLSMGTHNHQQPSYSTNARRLKLVLTLTACYMVVEAIGGWLSNSLALLADAGHMLTDVAGLTLALVAMWMADRSAPPEKTYGYYRLEILAAFTNAVVIVIIGLGIFYEAVRRLQSPPDVNGPQMIAIASGGLFINGLGLWLLNKHRHGNMNIRGAFLHLLGDALGSIGAIAAGIVIVLWDIRRADPVFSMLTASLISYSAWRLLRDSVNVLLEATPAHIPIEKVKQCIQTVPGVISLHDLHIWTITPGREALSAHIVLQDGACHKTTLEQLQDKLRQEFGIVHATLQLETPDFREDEIHF
- a CDS encoding DUF72 domain-containing protein; translation: MTGGIPRVRIGPAGWSYADWQGRVYPEAAGRQFDRLAYLAQYFDTIEINSSFYRLLTPAITEQWVRRVASRPEFKFTAKLYRAFTHQRDEATVEDERQFKLAIEPLAQAGKLGAILAQFPWSFKRTRDARVYLQKLLDQFHEYPLVVEFRHASWDREEVYRSLAERGVGFCNIDQPLLDRCIAPSDHVTAAVAYVRLHGRNADQWFAQSSDAAARYDYLYSPEELAPWVDRIRHMASQADEVYVITNNHFQGKGVVNALEIKSMMLGEPVPVPEPLQRAYPRLSAVARPL